The Arachis duranensis cultivar V14167 chromosome 2, aradu.V14167.gnm2.J7QH, whole genome shotgun sequence genome has a window encoding:
- the LOC110277012 gene encoding B3 domain-containing protein Os03g0622100-like: MDAGRRRPPHALGHIGRNNDVIRVIKPAGDPLRPLHIPFPNDLLPKSSKHVYLTVSDGVQRTYKIGCSPNVLGEITLEGGWERFYRDYKLRPNDILLLKHKGLDDFDVRIFESPGVERSYVPSGGESSNRGTPQVPNTPPLHQPQTGCINIPRSAAASKVAQTFRSDHPFFVMHITRRLLCVHFLPNVPHFGHDVGDNVMVTLRAGDISVQVAYSRYRGKRRGNYGTITRGWGEFVKLCNINDDQLAIFEISRTNPEVVLLVQFIDYE, encoded by the exons ATGGACGCAGGTAGGAGAAGACCTCCTCATGCATTAGGGCATATTGGGAGGAACAACGACGTCATCCGAGTTATCAAACCGGCTGGGGATCCATTGCGACCACTG CACATACCCTTCCCAAATGATCTCCTCCCGAAATCTAGCAAACATGTGTACCTAACAGTCTCCGACGGGGTGCAGAGAACATACAAAATTGGATGTAGCCCGAACGTCTTGGGTGAGATCACACTAGAAGGGGGGTGGGAAAGGTTTTATCGTGACTACAAGCTTCGTCCCAATGACATTCTGCTGTTGAAGCACAAGGGCCTCGATGACTTTGATGTGCGTATCTTTGAATCACCCGGAGTGGAGAGGTCTTACGTTCCGTCTGGAGGTGAATCCAGCAATAGAGGAACCCCCCAGGTTCCAAACACTCCTCCACTACATCAGCCTCAAACGGGTTGCATCAATATTCCTAGGAGCGCGGCTGCGTCTAAGGTGGCACAGACATTTCGCTCTGATCACCCATTCTTTGTAATGCACATCACAAGAAGGCTATTATGTGTCCATTTCCTG CCAAATGTACCACACTTTGGCCACGACGTTGGTGACAATGTCATGGTCACTCTGCGTGCAGGGGATATCTCTGTTCAAGTGGCCTATAGCCGATACAGGGGCAAGCGAAGAGGCAACTATGGCACCATCACAAGAGGCTGGGGGGAATTCGTGAAGTTGTGCAACATCAACGATGATCAATTGGCTATTTTTGAGATATCGAGGACTAACCCGGAGGTGGTGCTCTTGGTTCAGtttattgattatgagtaa